The DNA region TATAAATTTAAGTCCCCTATATAAAAATGAAACATTTAATCTTTTAACAAGTacagtatatatattattttttttttttatttatcagTTAAAAACTTTAAATATCATTTATGCATGTGACTTACGTAAGAGCTGATGTTAAGAGATTAGTTAAAAATAGGTTATTTTTAAACCAAGTTTTGACTCTTTATTAACACGTTGCAGCCTCTGCAACATGTTGGCATATTTTTTGGCCTTTTGATACGGTAACTTGTCTCTCTCTTTTTTACAgtactttttaatattttttaaaaataattattactgTTACAGAATAAAAAATGAATGTAGTTTCTTTTCTCTTTAATTTCTCAAAAGCAACATGTCAAAAACACAGACAAAGATAAATCCAACAGACAGACAAATGGAAAATATTCCTGTCAAAAAGCTTccctttatttaatttttgagttttaaacaatTCTTGAAAACTTTACTGGGAAAttacctttattttcttttttcaaatggGGTTTTGTGTTTTTGATTTCTTTATGTTTAAATGAATAGTTTAATGTCTAATTGAGCTTTGAGAGAAGAAAATGAAGCCATATGCGCGTGTAGAATCTTAAATCAAAGTCAATGTTCAAAGCTTTGTGCCAAAGGGGAAGAAATATCAAACATTTGAACAATTCTTCTCTCTTTTGTATATAacaatatgtatgtatatatatatcagcTGTCATACTCTCTCTCTTCTTCATAACatttattatttcactttgattcttttatttatttcaagCTGAACTTGAAGAATATTGAGTCATATTTGCATTTTATGTACAAAGGTTACAACTTTGTAGCTAAAACTTGTGGTTTAGGACTTCCAAATTAACTACCTACTATTTCTTCTAGCTTGTGCCTATATTGGGTCTCAAGTTTCTTCTCATTTTATGATTCTTTGAATTTGGGTTggtttaatttcttcttttctctcttggGTTTTGAAGGATTTAGCTAAAGTTCAAATCTTGGAACATAATTTGTCATAAAGTTGTGATCTTTATCACTTTCTTGGAAAAACTGCATTACCCTTTTGGTAGTTTTGTGATTCTCTACTGAAAAAagataagtttttttttatttggttaaGAAATGAGAACTGGGAGGAGAAGAAAGCTACATTTCAGCAAGATCTACTCATTTAGATGTGGGAAAGCATCATTTGTAAGTGATGATCATTCACAAATTGGAGGACCTGGATTTTCAAGAGTAGTATTTTGTAATGAACCAAGTGGTTTTGAGGCTGGGATTAGAGATTATGCAGGGAATTATGTTAGCACAACAAAATATACAGCAGCAACTTTCTTGCCAAAGTCTTTGTTTGAGCAGTTTAGAAGAGTAGCTAACTTCTACTTTCTTGTTACTGGAATCTTGGCTTTTACACCACTGGCTCCTTACTCTGCTGTCAGTGCCATTCTTCCTTTGATAATTGTTATTGGTGCAACTATGGTTAAAGAGGGTATTGAAGACTGGCGTAGAAAGCAACAggtattcactttttttttcttgttttggaAAGTTTAAATTAAAGCAGATCTTACTGGTAaaaaagattcttttttttttttgggttaaatTCTGTTCTTCTTGTTAGTATAATGATGACATGAGTTGaaaagtgaggattcatatagcacTGCCCCAACTTGTTCGAACCTTTTTTAGTTTGCTTTTTGGCTAATAATAGTTGTTTGAAAATTGTTCTTGATGATGCTTGTTTCTGCCTAATAAGGATTTGACTGATATAATGAATTTGTTACTGGACCATGTGTGTGAATAATCTAGGATTCTTGGGATCCAACTGTCAGAGATGTGAAAGTTCTGTTTTTTGTACTATAAGTGGAAGACAAGATAGTTAATGAAATCTCTTAGGATTGTGTATATGGTAAATTTTTGAGACTCCCAAGTATAGTAAAGTTACCATTTTCCAGTGAAAGTATTATTCCCTTAGATACTGACTTTcaaatttttcttttcattttgggaCCAGTTTCATGATTTCTCAATTGATACTCTGGCATTTTATCTGGACTTGTTATGTATGATACAGATTCTCTGGTAGTGGAGACTCTTTTGATATACAGACATTGGTAGTTTATAAATATACTTCTGCTTATTGCCGCTTCCCTGTCCAGCACCACGCAGTTTGTCATTCGTcttctcgttttcttcttttcaggATATTGAGGTGAATAATAGGAAGGTTAAAGTACACCAAGGAAATGGAGTTTTTGATCTTTCTGAATGGAAAAATTTGAGAGTCGGTGATATAGTTAAGGTGGAGAAGGATCAATTCTTTCCGGCAGATCTTCTTTTGCTTTCATCTTGTTATGATGATGCAATTTGCTATGTTGAGACCATGAACTTAGATGGGGAAACTAATTTGAAGCTTAAACAGGCATTGGATGTTACTTCATCGTTACATGAAGATTCGCTCTTCAAAGACTTTAAGGCTTTAGTTAAATGTGAAGATCCTAATGCTAATTTGTATACTTTCGTTGGAAGTATGGAATACGAAGAACAACAGAATCCTCTTTCTCCCCAGCAATTACTCCTCAGAGACTCTAAATTGCGCAACACAGAATACATATATGGGGCCGTCATCTTTACTGGTCACGACACTAAGGTCATGCAGAATGCGACAGATCCCCCTTCTAAAAGAAGCTAGATCGAGAGGAAAATGGATAGAATCATTTACTTCTTATTTGCAGTTTTGTTCACAATTTCTTTTGTTGGATCAGTCTACTTTGGAATTGTAACTAAAGAGGATCTAGATGGTGGACATAAAAGGTGGTACCTGCAACCCGATAGATCAGAAATTTTCTTTGATCCGAGAAGAGCTCCTGCTGCTGCCGTTTACCATTTCCTGACAGCTATAATGCTGTATAGCTACTTTATTCCGATCTCCTTGTATGTATCGATCGAAATTGTTAAAGTCCTTCAGAGTATCTTCATTAATCAGGATATTAACATGTACCATGAAGAAACTGATAAACCAGCACATGCTCGCACCTCAAATCTAACTGAGGAACTCGGCCAGGTTGACACAATTCTTTCCGATAAAACTGGCACACTGACTTGTAATTCAATGGAGTTTGTCAAGTGTTCTGTAGCGGGAACTGCTTATGGACGTGGTATTACAGAAGTTGAAAGGGCCATGGCTAAAAGAAATGGATCTCCACTGCTGAAAATAGGTAAGGATCATGTTGAGGATGGTGCAGTTAGTCCTAGGAAGTCCACTGTTAAAGGCTTCAATTTTGAAGACGAGAGAATCATGAATGCGAATTGGCTTTTTGAGCCTCATTCAGATGTAATACAGAAGTTCTTCCGTTTATTAGCAGTCTGTCATACAGTCATACCAGAAGTAGATGAAGGTACAGGCAAGGTTGCATATGAAGCCGAGTCTCCAGATGAGGCAGCCTTTGTCATTGCTGCTAGAGAAATTGGTTTTGAATTCTATAAGAGGACGCAAACAAGTGTGTCGGTGCATGAATTGGATTTGGCTTCTGGACAGAGAATTGAGAGGTTAGTTAACTTAAAGCATGTTTTTTCAATATATGTTATCAGCATCTTTAGTTTTCTGAAAGAATAGCATCTTGCAGCCTAGTGCCGGTGACATTTCTTGGTGATTTTCAAAATGATGTTTAATCTCTCTGAAACACTTTAGACAATGAATGTTAATTATGTTTTTTTCTGATATTTTATACAGTGGTAT from Nicotiana tabacum cultivar K326 chromosome 24, ASM71507v2, whole genome shotgun sequence includes:
- the LOC142178010 gene encoding phospholipid-transporting ATPase 10-like, whose translation is MRTGRRRKLHFSKIYSFRCGKASFVSDDHSQIGGPGFSRVVFCNEPSGFEAGIRDYAGNYVSTTKYTAATFLPKSLFEQFRRVANFYFLVTGILAFTPLAPYSAVSAILPLIIVIGATMVKEGIEDWRRKQQDIEVNNRKVKVHQGNGVFDLSEWKNLRVGDIVKVEKDQFFPADLLLLSSCYDDAICYVETMNLDGETNLKLKQALDVTSSLHEDSLFKDFKALVKCEDPNANLYTFVGSMEYEEQQNPLSPQQLLLRDSKLRNTEYIYGAVIFTGHDTKVMQNATDPPSKRS